The DNA window GCAGCGGCGCGACTGACTGTTGCGCTCCACCCGTCACCGCCGCCGGCCCGGCCGGCTCCTAGTGTCGGCAGGCGCCCCGAACGGCGCATCCCGTCCCCTTGCGGCCGACGATCGCCAGTGATCCAGGTCACCGGTTCGCCCTGTCAGGAAAGCACGCCCCGTCTCGTTCAGGGTGCACGCGAACCAGACAGGAGCGAACCATGCCGCACCGCATCGTCGTGCTCGGCGCCGGGTACGCCGGCACCTACTCCGCCGGATATCTGGCCCGTCACCTCCACCCCGGCGACGTCGAGATCACCGTCGTCAACGCCGAGCCGGACTTCGTCGAACGCCTGCGCCTGCACCAGCTCGCCGCCGGGCAGGATCTGCGTCCCCGGCCGCTGACCGGGATGTTCTCCGGCACCGGCGTGCGTCTGCGCATCGGGCGGGTGACAGCGGTCGACGCCGAACGCCGGACGGTCACCCTCGGCGACGGCAGCGCCCTGACCTACGACACCCTTCTGTACGCGCTCGGCAGCACCGTCGCCGACCATGGCGTCCCGGGCGTCGCCGAGCACGCCCTCCACGTCACCGGGCGGGCGGCCGCGCTGACCCTGCGGGCCCGGCTGAACGAGCTCGGCACGGGTGGCTCGGTGCTGGTCGTCGGCGGAAACCTCACCGCGATCGAGACCGCCACCGAGATCGCCGAATCCCACCCCGATCTGCGGGTAACCCTCGCCACCAGCGGCGAACTCGGCGGCTGGCTGGGCCCGAAGGCACGCCCTCACCTGTTGCACGCCTTCGCCCGGCTCGGCATCACGATCCACGAGCACAGCACGATCGAGCGGGTCGAGCCGGGCGCGGCGAT is part of the Actinoplanes missouriensis 431 genome and encodes:
- a CDS encoding NAD(P)/FAD-dependent oxidoreductase, with translation MPHRIVVLGAGYAGTYSAGYLARHLHPGDVEITVVNAEPDFVERLRLHQLAAGQDLRPRPLTGMFSGTGVRLRIGRVTAVDAERRTVTLGDGSALTYDTLLYALGSTVADHGVPGVAEHALHVTGRAAALTLRARLNELGTGGSVLVVGGNLTAIETATEIAESHPDLRVTLATSGELGGWLGPKARPHLLHAFARLGITIHEHSTIERVEPGAAITAGGGVLTCDATVWAAGFAVHPIAAASGLEVTPDGRITVDRQMRSVSHPGVYAAGDSAFVIGENGRPLPMSCASAGFTGMQATAAIVGDLTGRKISKTSLVYVGNHISLGRNDAIFQFVDGEVRARSGAFQGRLAARVKSAVLRGAVWSISHPTFGRPGHRYRLAATHQRSADVVTA